DNA from Lactobacillus sp. ESL0791:
GAATCATTTTAAGCATTGAAGTTGCCCAGCCTTTTCCTAAAAGAACGAGCAAGAATGCTGGTATACCATAAACTATTACCGAAACTATAAATGATGGAACATAGTTTAAGAATCTAACTTCTTTAATATTTCCCTTTTCCAAAGCAACATCAGCTTTATTAACCCATAACGAGTTGACCGTCTGATAAATTTGAACCATTAATAAACCTATCAAAGAAAACGGAATAGCAAATGTAATCGCCAATTTAGGTTCTGCCCCAGACAAGATAGTAAGTGCAGTACCAAATATGCCTGCCACCATAGTATTACTTGGCATAACACCACCGGTGTTAATCCATCCAAGATATACTAGTTGAATGTTAGCACCAGCAAGCATACCTAACATTGGATTACCCATAAAAATTCCAACTAGTAATCCAGTTGTTAATGGATATGTCATACAACGTGTAATTGGTGCAAAAAACCACCATTGGGAAATAATAGCCAATAATGCTACTAATATTGCAGATAACAACATTTTCTTTTCCTCCTAACCTATAAAATCGAAAACCCTAGTTCTTTACTATCCTTACTAAAACCTTGAACTGTTTGTAATGAGCGTTCTTCTGGGGAAATACCAACAAGGCTTAATTTATCAATAACCGGTGTGGTACAAGTAATAATATCTACTCCGCATTTATCAGCTTCAAATATATTAAATACTTCTCTACAACTAGCCCACAAAAGTTGGGCATTACCCTTTTCCTTACACAAACTAGCAGCTTTTTTCATAATTGGAATTGGGTCAACTCCTGTATCTGCTAATCTACCAGCAAAAATAGAGATTATATTTTTACTACCTGGTTTTAAAACCGATAAAACTTCTTCTGTTTGTTTTAAGGTAAAAACTGCTGTCACATTGACTTTAATTCCTTCAGAAGATAACTTCTTTATTAAAGGAACAGAAGATTCACCTTTAGTATTAGTAATTGGGATCTTTACATAAACATTCCCACCTAAACTTGCAATTTTCTCAGCTTCTTTTTTCATTGTTGCAAAGTCATCACTAAAAACTTCAAATGAAATTGGTAACCCAGTTACCTTATCCA
Protein-coding regions in this window:
- a CDS encoding transaldolase: MKIKDLHVEIYADGAVINDMIKAKESGVVKGFTTNPSLMKKAGVTDYVEFAKEVLDKVTGLPISFEVFSDDFATMKKEAEKIASLGGNVYVKIPITNTKGESSVPLIKKLSSEGIKVNVTAVFTLKQTEEVLSVLKPGSKNIISIFAGRLADTGVDPIPIMKKAASLCKEKGNAQLLWASCREVFNIFEADKCGVDIITCTTPVIDKLSLVGISPEERSLQTVQGFSKDSKELGFSIL